A window from Chryseobacterium vaccae encodes these proteins:
- a CDS encoding carboxylesterase family protein, whose product MKLNLKYIPLLFLTFSLPLKAQEIKAELNKDFKRTEKISYILDYPQKVKGSVPLIVFLHGSGERGNNLEAVKAHSPFTYKNLIKEPVAILAPQCPADTWWDTVTVYNLIKEIQKKYKIDPSRIYLTGLSMGGWGSLKLAMEHPEMFAAVVSVCAPTDRIMYANINQYKDLNMKIFHGGMDDIVLPDNALNFYQKLHPVNPSAELKIFPNDNHNSWDSTYSDPQLYEWMLSKKKETK is encoded by the coding sequence ATGAAATTAAATTTGAAATACATTCCTCTTTTGTTCCTGACGTTTTCATTACCCCTGAAAGCGCAGGAGATCAAAGCAGAACTCAACAAAGATTTCAAAAGAACAGAGAAAATATCATACATTCTGGATTATCCCCAAAAGGTAAAAGGAAGCGTTCCGTTAATTGTATTTCTTCACGGATCAGGAGAGAGAGGAAACAATCTTGAAGCGGTGAAAGCTCACAGCCCGTTTACCTATAAAAACCTGATTAAGGAACCTGTTGCTATTCTGGCTCCGCAGTGTCCGGCAGATACATGGTGGGATACGGTAACAGTATATAATTTAATAAAGGAAATACAGAAAAAATACAAGATAGATCCTTCCAGAATATATCTTACAGGGCTTTCCATGGGAGGATGGGGATCGTTGAAACTGGCGATGGAGCATCCTGAAATGTTTGCAGCAGTAGTTTCTGTATGCGCACCTACGGACCGAATAATGTATGCGAATATCAATCAGTATAAAGATTTGAATATGAAAATTTTTCATGGCGGAATGGACGATATTGTCCTTCCTGATAATGCACTCAATTTTTATCAGAAACTGCATCCCGTCAACCCTTCAGCAGAATTGAAAATATTCCCGAATGACAATCATAATTCATGGGATTCAACTTATTCAGATCCCCAGTTATATGAGTGGATGCTATCTAAGAAAAAAGAAACAAAATAA
- a CDS encoding glucoamylase family protein — MKKTIVSIAVTSLLLVYSCKNTSTLQSKNAAVKNDITDEQLMDRAQKDALKYFWEYAEPKSMLGRERYHEDNIYPDKDKHVITTGGSGFGLATILVGVERGFIPRKEAVKRLSHMMDFLSKADRHKGAWSHWINGETGKTVPFGKKDNGGDLVETAFLTSGILMVREYFKNGTPEEKILAEKCDELWKGIQWNWYTKGGEKVLYWHWSPEYQWEMNFPLEGYNECLITYILAASSPTYSIDAETYYKGWTRNGSYLTDKTKYGLPLYVKHNYAEEYGGPLFWSQYSYIGLDPSGLSDKLVKNYFELNKNQVLIDYKYCIENPKQWKGYGPNYWGLTAGYTRNDDGSTGYTAHMPSNDNGVITPTAALSSFPYTPKESMDFLRFIYTQKTQFIGSAGPYDATSINYNNWFTPRYLAIDQGTIAPMIENYRTGFLWKLFMNAPEIQQGLKKLSFRSEKYGIR, encoded by the coding sequence ATGAAAAAGACAATAGTATCAATTGCTGTAACTTCTTTGTTGTTGGTATACTCCTGCAAAAACACATCAACTCTTCAGTCGAAAAATGCAGCTGTAAAAAATGATATTACAGATGAACAGCTGATGGACAGAGCTCAGAAAGATGCCCTGAAATATTTCTGGGAATATGCAGAACCAAAGTCAATGCTGGGAAGAGAGCGCTATCATGAAGATAATATTTATCCTGATAAAGACAAGCATGTCATCACTACTGGAGGTTCAGGGTTTGGACTGGCTACCATTCTTGTAGGCGTAGAAAGAGGATTTATCCCAAGAAAAGAAGCGGTAAAAAGACTTTCTCATATGATGGATTTTCTTTCCAAAGCTGATCGGCACAAAGGAGCCTGGTCTCACTGGATCAACGGAGAAACAGGAAAAACAGTTCCTTTCGGTAAAAAAGATAATGGCGGCGATTTAGTAGAAACAGCATTTCTTACCTCAGGAATTCTGATGGTTCGTGAATATTTTAAAAACGGAACTCCCGAAGAAAAAATCCTTGCCGAAAAATGTGACGAACTCTGGAAAGGTATCCAATGGAACTGGTATACCAAAGGCGGTGAGAAAGTCCTTTACTGGCACTGGTCACCGGAATATCAATGGGAAATGAACTTTCCGCTGGAAGGCTACAATGAATGTTTAATTACCTATATTCTTGCGGCTTCATCACCTACTTATTCCATAGATGCTGAAACCTATTACAAAGGCTGGACAAGAAACGGCAGCTATCTCACCGACAAAACCAAATACGGACTTCCTTTGTACGTAAAACACAATTATGCTGAAGAATACGGCGGACCGCTTTTCTGGTCACAGTACTCATATATCGGGCTCGATCCTTCCGGATTATCCGATAAACTCGTGAAAAATTACTTTGAACTCAACAAAAATCAAGTCTTAATCGACTATAAATACTGCATTGAAAACCCTAAACAATGGAAAGGCTACGGTCCAAATTACTGGGGATTGACGGCTGGATACACCAGAAATGATGACGGAAGCACAGGCTACACAGCACATATGCCCTCCAATGATAATGGGGTAATCACTCCGACTGCCGCATTGAGCAGCTTTCCGTATACTCCAAAAGAATCCATGGATTTCTTAAGATTTATTTACACCCAAAAAACTCAATTCATAGGATCCGCAGGACCTTACGATGCCACTTCTATTAATTATAATAATTGGTTTACACCAAGATACCTTGCAATTGACCAGGGAACCATTGCTCCAATGATCGAAAACTACAGAACCGGATTCCTTTGGAAACTTTTCATGAATGCTCCTGAAATTCAACAGGGCCTTAAAAAATTAAGTTTCCGGTCAGAAAAATACGGGATCAGGTAA
- a CDS encoding RagB/SusD family nutrient uptake outer membrane protein, with translation MKKIFLSIALFSLVVSCKDDYLDIKQEGYTEASSFFKTQEDAIQATSAIYSFLRSWENSAFPYQFVFGVPADDVVKGSNPGDASFINVYDNFTYTVSDEGVRGYWIGQWQAVNRANQVITNVPGIDMNANLRTRLVAEARMLRAYFYFNLVRIYGGVPIYDKVETVYDKPRNSVEEVYNFIISDLTAAAELLPQTYPASDLGRVTKGAALGLLSKVYLYKKDWQKAYDTSNLVMGMGYDLDPDFNHLFRPAGEFGKESVFEVNCDCIPPYKGSQYAEVQGVRDQFGWGFFTPSSALENAFETGDIRKELTILRNGETTPEGDLIAMGDAQSVTTYNQKIYVPKALNNSACGYGSIQNIRILRFAEILLINAEAANELGNTATAILNLNKVRDRADLLGTTATTQTALRAAIWHERRVELALEGDRFVDLVRTGQAATVLAPYGFKAGKNELFPIPLDAMDQSNGAFTQNPGY, from the coding sequence ATGAAAAAGATATTTTTATCAATCGCATTATTTTCACTTGTCGTGAGCTGCAAGGATGATTATTTAGATATAAAACAAGAAGGATATACAGAAGCGTCATCATTTTTCAAAACACAGGAAGATGCTATTCAGGCAACCAGTGCTATCTATAGCTTTTTAAGAAGCTGGGAAAACTCGGCTTTTCCTTATCAGTTTGTGTTTGGAGTACCGGCGGATGATGTAGTTAAAGGATCTAACCCAGGAGATGCTTCTTTTATCAATGTATATGATAATTTTACCTATACAGTCAGTGATGAAGGGGTGAGAGGTTATTGGATCGGGCAGTGGCAGGCTGTAAACAGAGCCAATCAGGTCATTACCAATGTACCGGGAATAGATATGAATGCTAACCTAAGAACCAGATTGGTTGCGGAAGCAAGAATGTTAAGGGCCTATTTCTATTTTAACCTGGTAAGAATCTATGGTGGAGTTCCAATTTATGATAAAGTGGAGACTGTATATGATAAGCCTAGAAATTCAGTTGAAGAAGTGTATAATTTTATCATTTCAGATCTTACTGCAGCGGCAGAGCTTCTTCCCCAGACTTATCCTGCTTCAGATTTAGGAAGAGTAACAAAAGGAGCTGCATTAGGCTTGCTTTCTAAAGTATATCTTTATAAAAAAGACTGGCAGAAAGCTTATGATACTTCCAATCTTGTAATGGGAATGGGATATGATCTTGATCCGGACTTTAACCACTTATTCAGACCGGCAGGCGAATTTGGAAAAGAATCTGTTTTTGAGGTGAACTGTGATTGTATACCTCCATATAAAGGAAGTCAGTATGCTGAAGTTCAAGGAGTAAGAGATCAGTTCGGTTGGGGCTTTTTTACCCCTTCAAGTGCCTTGGAAAATGCGTTTGAAACTGGTGATATAAGAAAAGAACTTACCATACTTAGAAATGGAGAAACTACTCCGGAGGGGGATTTAATTGCCATGGGAGACGCCCAGTCCGTAACTACTTATAATCAAAAAATTTATGTTCCCAAAGCATTAAATAATAGTGCTTGCGGTTATGGATCTATTCAAAACATTAGAATCCTGCGTTTTGCGGAAATTCTTTTGATTAATGCAGAAGCAGCCAATGAATTAGGGAATACAGCTACAGCAATATTAAACTTGAATAAAGTGAGAGACAGAGCAGATCTTTTAGGAACTACAGCTACAACACAAACAGCACTTAGAGCTGCAATATGGCATGAAAGAAGAGTGGAACTTGCTTTAGAAGGAGACCGTTTTGTAGATTTGGTAAGAACAGGCCAGGCTGCAACAGTATTAGCTCCTTACGGATTTAAGGCTGGGAAGAATGAATTATTCCCAATACCTTTAGATGCGATGGATCAGAGCAACGGTGCTTTTACCCAAAATCCCGGCTATTAA
- a CDS encoding SusC/RagA family TonB-linked outer membrane protein produces MKQRDLKYSCLIAVLYFGMNANAQTAPKDTAVKEQKIEEVVLIGYGSQKKENVTGSIGIVSAKDLANRPNANPISSIQGRLSGVQVLNSGAPGGSPRVDIRGISSLTGKTVFIVDGMITDDISFLNPQDIESMSVLKDPSSLAIYGARASNGAVIIKTKTGKGKKPVFNFNSYLGIKTVTNIPKMVNSDQYLELYNEKLINDKVNNPVFLNRSSYPQDTDWFKEIFRTSIINSNDISASGNLGKLNYYLSAGNLQDEGNLAAGRGINSGSGFNRFTTKVNLTYKITDNITIGNNFTFSKMRTDHAQNTLLDAYSSPPIYGPIDPATGGYQYFTLAKIPNPRAKLDLFRSQTREERLLNNIWGEYKFLKDFTLRISYSSDNINSSKYEYTPTFGYVPTADQKPTKLITRDAKTRNYIWDNTLSWKRDFGKHNVELLAGFSRTRNSYSQNYAEALNVGYDGTNSSLGISNGTDIYLTSFDKGERNVIPYQDRIESFFGRLNYDYDGRYLVNASIRRDGTSKYSSDDRYRIFPAVSAGWVVSKESFMSEQNVFNLLKLRASWGKLGNPDVQRAYTLNTSIIEAGTYYGNTGYPAQTIDQIIDPNIGWETTTGKDFGLEMALLNNKLKIDATYFDKDTKDVVYGIVQGTVSGAGNWNNYITNAYSFNNKGFEFSVNYDTKISDNVKLGVYGNMTTLKNRITSVFNGSYLQTGASLYGNSIIRLQEGQAVGSYFGYQVDGIFQNQAEVDAWATQNGAKAGGFRFADIDGNGVIDARDKTFLGSPIPKGTYGFGVNLNVYDFDFAIDFQGVFGNKIYNFNREQRYGNESWDLDFYNNRWHGAGTSNAYPMATNDQAIILPNSFYVEDGSYIRIRNIQVGYNLPKAFADAMSITKLRLYVSAQNPWTSFKYNGFSPEILNTDRVQMGVDNNIYPISAIYTIGLNLTF; encoded by the coding sequence ATGAAACAACGTGATTTAAAGTATTCATGCCTCATTGCTGTTCTATACTTCGGTATGAACGCCAATGCGCAGACTGCTCCAAAAGATACTGCTGTAAAAGAGCAGAAGATCGAGGAAGTAGTTTTGATCGGGTATGGATCTCAGAAAAAAGAAAATGTGACCGGTAGTATCGGAATCGTTTCTGCTAAGGATTTGGCTAACAGACCTAATGCTAATCCAATCAGTTCTATTCAGGGTAGATTATCAGGGGTACAGGTATTGAATTCCGGAGCACCGGGCGGCTCGCCCAGAGTTGATATCCGGGGAATCAGCTCTTTGACAGGTAAAACTGTTTTTATTGTTGACGGAATGATTACTGATGATATCTCTTTCCTAAACCCTCAGGATATTGAATCCATGAGTGTCCTGAAAGATCCTTCGAGTTTGGCAATTTATGGAGCAAGAGCTTCAAACGGAGCGGTGATTATCAAAACCAAAACCGGAAAAGGAAAGAAACCTGTTTTCAATTTCAACTCCTATTTAGGAATTAAAACAGTAACGAATATTCCTAAAATGGTTAATTCAGACCAGTATTTAGAGTTATATAATGAGAAATTAATCAATGATAAAGTAAATAATCCTGTATTTTTAAACAGGTCTTCTTATCCTCAGGATACAGATTGGTTCAAAGAAATTTTTAGAACAAGTATCATTAACTCTAATGATATTTCAGCATCGGGTAATCTTGGAAAACTGAATTATTACTTAAGTGCAGGAAATCTTCAGGACGAAGGAAACTTAGCAGCGGGGCGGGGAATTAACTCGGGAAGTGGCTTTAACAGATTTACCACTAAAGTAAATCTTACCTATAAAATTACCGATAATATTACCATCGGAAATAATTTCACTTTTTCAAAAATGCGTACAGATCATGCGCAGAATACCTTACTGGATGCTTACTCTTCACCGCCTATTTATGGTCCCATTGATCCGGCTACAGGAGGATATCAGTATTTTACACTGGCGAAGATTCCTAATCCAAGAGCAAAATTAGATTTATTCAGATCTCAGACCAGAGAAGAAAGATTGCTGAATAATATATGGGGAGAATATAAATTTTTAAAAGACTTTACTTTACGAATCAGCTATAGCTCTGATAACATCAATTCCAGTAAGTACGAATATACGCCAACATTTGGCTATGTCCCTACAGCAGATCAAAAACCTACTAAATTAATAACAAGAGATGCTAAGACCAGAAATTATATCTGGGACAATACATTAAGCTGGAAAAGAGATTTCGGAAAACACAATGTTGAATTATTAGCAGGATTTTCCAGAACAAGAAACTCTTATTCCCAGAACTATGCCGAAGCATTGAATGTAGGTTATGACGGAACAAATTCTTCGCTGGGTATTTCGAATGGAACAGATATTTATCTGACCAGTTTTGATAAAGGAGAAAGAAATGTGATTCCATATCAGGATAGAATTGAATCTTTTTTTGGAAGACTTAACTATGATTATGACGGAAGATATCTGGTGAACGCATCCATACGTAGAGATGGAACTTCTAAATATTCTTCTGACGACAGGTATCGTATATTCCCGGCTGTAAGCGCAGGATGGGTGGTTTCTAAAGAAAGTTTCATGAGTGAGCAGAATGTTTTTAATCTTTTAAAATTAAGAGCAAGCTGGGGTAAATTAGGTAATCCTGATGTACAGAGAGCTTATACTTTGAATACAAGTATTATTGAAGCCGGAACCTATTACGGAAATACTGGATACCCTGCTCAGACAATAGACCAGATTATAGACCCGAATATTGGTTGGGAAACAACAACAGGTAAAGATTTTGGATTAGAAATGGCGTTGCTGAATAATAAATTGAAAATTGATGCTACCTATTTTGATAAAGATACCAAAGATGTTGTTTATGGTATCGTTCAGGGAACTGTTTCTGGTGCGGGTAACTGGAATAATTATATTACCAATGCTTACTCTTTTAATAATAAAGGATTTGAATTCTCTGTTAATTATGATACTAAGATTAGTGATAATGTAAAACTGGGTGTTTATGGAAATATGACCACTTTGAAAAACAGAATTACCTCTGTTTTTAATGGATCTTATTTACAGACTGGAGCGAGTTTATATGGTAACTCTATTATAAGATTGCAGGAAGGACAGGCTGTTGGTTCCTATTTCGGATATCAGGTAGACGGGATTTTCCAGAACCAGGCCGAAGTGGACGCATGGGCTACTCAGAACGGAGCAAAAGCTGGAGGATTTAGATTTGCAGATATTGACGGAAATGGGGTAATTGATGCCAGAGATAAAACATTTTTGGGAAGTCCTATTCCTAAAGGAACATATGGGTTTGGTGTTAATCTGAATGTATATGATTTTGATTTTGCTATTGACTTTCAGGGTGTCTTCGGAAATAAAATTTACAACTTTAACAGGGAGCAGCGTTACGGAAATGAAAGCTGGGATTTAGATTTTTACAACAATAGATGGCATGGGGCAGGAACATCAAATGCATACCCAATGGCAACGAATGATCAGGCTATAATTTTACCTAATAGTTTTTATGTAGAAGATGGAAGCTATATAAGAATAAGAAATATTCAGGTAGGGTATAACTTACCAAAAGCATTTGCAGACGCTATGTCCATTACTAAATTAAGATTATATGTAAGTGCCCAGAACCCATGGACAAGTTTCAAATATAATGGATTCTCGCCTGAAATCTTAAATACAGACCGTGTACAAATGGGAGTTGATAATAATATTTATCCAATTTCAGCCATTTACACTATTGGTTTAAACTTAACATTTTAA
- a CDS encoding DUF4197 family protein: protein MKKYLIAAAVLIGTGAAIITTTQSCTSMATSDLGLSIIKRMLLNGIDKGMGIYSNKEAFLQNNMVDKALPKQLRDINSTLEKIAPSLVAKERDYIAQAASYTVNISKPILQGAVNSLNAQDVTRIIQGTTATQILKEKTSQQLVAAIAPKVDEKLNEYGIIKTLNTALSGNNLLGSLLGGGNNTVNAGGLSQLASEQLVNGLFNIIEDYEHQNSKTLLGPLGK from the coding sequence ATGAAAAAATACCTTATCGCAGCAGCCGTTTTAATAGGAACCGGAGCCGCCATTATCACCACAACACAGTCATGCACTTCCATGGCTACTTCCGACCTGGGCTTATCGATCATTAAACGAATGCTTTTGAACGGCATTGACAAAGGGATGGGCATCTACAGTAACAAAGAAGCTTTTCTTCAAAACAATATGGTAGATAAGGCTCTTCCAAAACAACTTAGAGACATCAACTCCACTCTGGAAAAGATAGCGCCTTCCCTTGTTGCCAAAGAGAGAGATTATATTGCACAGGCAGCGTCTTACACCGTGAATATTTCCAAACCGATTCTCCAGGGAGCTGTAAACAGTCTGAATGCTCAGGACGTTACCAGAATCATCCAGGGTACAACAGCAACCCAAATCCTGAAAGAAAAAACTTCGCAACAGCTTGTTGCAGCCATTGCACCAAAGGTTGATGAAAAACTGAACGAATACGGTATTATAAAAACCCTTAATACGGCACTATCCGGAAACAATCTTCTGGGCAGCCTTCTGGGTGGAGGAAATAATACAGTGAATGCAGGAGGATTAAGCCAGCTTGCTTCTGAACAACTGGTAAACGGCCTCTTCAATATTATCGAAGATTACGAGCACCAAAACTCCAAGACGTTACTCGGACCACTTGGAAAATAG
- a CDS encoding DUF493 family protein, producing the protein MDILQGNQHATPEDFYKSLKEKLEGHHDFPEDYLFKFIIPTDQAKLTEIYKVFDGIKFTLGNRESKNGKYTACNINAFVLDADQVVNIYKEVSKIEGVILL; encoded by the coding sequence ATGGACATATTACAAGGAAATCAACACGCAACTCCCGAGGATTTTTACAAATCTCTAAAGGAAAAGCTGGAAGGTCATCACGACTTTCCGGAAGATTATTTATTTAAATTTATCATTCCCACAGACCAGGCAAAACTTACTGAGATTTACAAAGTTTTTGATGGCATTAAATTTACACTGGGAAACCGCGAAAGCAAAAACGGAAAATATACAGCCTGTAACATCAACGCATTTGTACTGGATGCAGATCAGGTTGTCAATATTTATAAAGAAGTATCAAAAATAGAAGGTGTTATTCTATTATAA
- a CDS encoding ArsC/Spx/MgsR family protein → MLVKVLHNGDCSKSNAVLEYLDENGVPFEIINIIEDPLSILEIKTVLKKLNQTVFHLIRKTDKLYLENFADKEYSEEEWLKILSENPSLIQRPILIKGSVAMLGRPIENVKFFIEK, encoded by the coding sequence ATGCTGGTAAAAGTTTTACATAACGGAGACTGCTCAAAGTCAAATGCTGTACTGGAATATCTGGACGAAAATGGTGTACCGTTCGAGATCATCAACATTATTGAAGATCCGCTAAGTATTCTGGAAATTAAAACGGTATTGAAAAAACTGAATCAGACCGTATTTCATCTGATCCGCAAGACTGATAAACTCTACTTAGAGAATTTTGCTGATAAAGAGTATTCTGAAGAAGAGTGGCTGAAGATTCTCTCTGAAAATCCTTCCCTTATCCAGCGTCCGATTCTGATCAAAGGCTCCGTGGCTATGCTGGGAAGACCTATTGAAAATGTGAAATTCTTTATTGAAAAATAA
- a CDS encoding deoxynucleoside kinase, whose protein sequence is MHIAVTGNIGAGKTTLTTMLSKHYGWDAQFEDVDHNPYLEDFYADMSKWSFALQIYFLGSRFRQVKEIRESGKNIIQDRTIYEDAHIFAENLNDMNLLSDRDFNNYASVFNLMKSFVSAPDLLIYLKSDVPNLVKKIYKRGREYEASISIEYLSKLNQKYEKWISNYTEGKLLIIEVDDLDFVEKPEDFGLILEKIEAELHGLF, encoded by the coding sequence ATGCATATTGCAGTTACAGGAAATATTGGAGCAGGAAAAACTACTTTAACCACTATGCTTTCCAAGCATTACGGATGGGATGCGCAGTTTGAAGATGTAGATCATAATCCTTACCTTGAGGATTTTTATGCAGACATGAGTAAATGGAGTTTTGCATTGCAGATTTATTTCCTCGGAAGCAGATTCCGTCAGGTAAAAGAAATCAGAGAGAGTGGCAAAAATATTATCCAGGACCGTACAATCTATGAAGATGCCCACATCTTTGCGGAAAACTTAAATGATATGAACCTTCTTTCAGACAGGGATTTTAATAATTATGCATCGGTTTTCAATCTGATGAAATCTTTCGTCTCTGCACCGGATCTTCTGATCTATTTAAAATCTGATGTACCCAATCTGGTAAAGAAAATCTACAAAAGAGGCCGTGAATATGAAGCATCCATCAGTATTGAATATCTTTCCAAACTGAATCAGAAATACGAGAAGTGGATTTCCAATTATACAGAAGGAAAGCTTCTGATCATTGAGGTTGATGATCTGGACTTTGTTGAAAAACCGGAAGATTTCGGGCTCATTCTTGAAAAAATAGAGGCAGAATTACATGGATTATTTTAA
- a CDS encoding serine hydrolase domain-containing protein, protein MMNSTKTSLKVVQVIAFFFFCTMAGQNTTDFSVLDKKTDKLLEKFRKKYNIPGLSISVSYRNQLVYSKGSGYADVENKTEVIPSKTKFRIGSISKTMTSVALASLQEQNKVNLKESVYKYLDSLPKKEYDITIEQLLSHRAGLVRDKQKGFLCGKNNLHRSNFYQSFQDAELISRPGTSYSYSNYGYILLGVLLEKLAGESIIKAKKELVLDKAGLEHTVPDDGNFDEDTSRFYYRMNDELKIVPCTDCSFNYGPGCYLSTSEDLVKLGNSYLYADRILSKETFKELLVPRDEDKTYALGFITGRDFYRNYYFGHGGAYPGGMSDLRIYPKERLVVSVLINIYDNDIRLNHLLDEIIFQYLELIKKEG, encoded by the coding sequence ATGATGAATAGTACAAAAACTTCTTTAAAAGTTGTACAGGTTATCGCTTTTTTCTTTTTCTGTACCATGGCAGGGCAGAATACAACTGACTTTTCTGTTCTTGATAAAAAGACGGATAAACTGCTTGAAAAATTCAGAAAGAAATATAATATTCCAGGACTTTCGATTTCTGTTTCCTATAGAAATCAATTGGTTTATTCCAAAGGGTCGGGGTATGCAGATGTGGAAAATAAGACTGAAGTAATTCCGTCCAAAACCAAATTCAGAATAGGAAGCATTTCCAAAACGATGACTTCTGTAGCATTAGCAAGCCTTCAGGAGCAGAATAAAGTAAACCTCAAAGAGAGTGTTTATAAGTACCTGGATAGCCTTCCTAAGAAAGAATATGACATAACGATCGAACAATTGCTGAGCCATAGAGCCGGACTGGTGAGAGATAAGCAGAAAGGATTTCTGTGTGGGAAGAATAATCTTCACAGGAGTAATTTTTATCAGTCTTTTCAGGATGCGGAGCTGATATCCAGACCTGGAACTTCTTACAGTTACAGTAATTATGGATACATCCTTTTGGGTGTTCTGCTAGAAAAGCTGGCAGGGGAATCTATCATAAAGGCAAAAAAAGAATTGGTGCTGGATAAAGCAGGTTTAGAGCATACTGTTCCTGATGATGGAAATTTTGATGAAGATACTTCGCGGTTTTACTACCGGATGAATGATGAATTGAAGATCGTACCCTGTACAGACTGCAGCTTTAATTATGGACCGGGCTGTTACCTTTCGACCTCCGAAGATTTGGTAAAGCTTGGGAATTCATACCTGTATGCAGATCGTATTCTGTCTAAAGAAACATTTAAAGAACTGTTAGTTCCCAGGGATGAAGATAAAACCTATGCGCTGGGATTCATTACCGGACGGGATTTTTACAGGAATTATTATTTCGGCCACGGAGGTGCTTATCCGGGAGGAATGTCCGACCTGAGAATATATCCTAAAGAACGTCTCGTGGTCTCAGTTTTGATTAATATTTATGATAATGATATCAGGTTAAATCATCTTTTGGATGAAATAATTTTTCAGTATCTTGAACTCATTAAAAAAGAAGGGTGA
- a CDS encoding glutaminyl-peptide cyclotransferase has product MKRNLTIGLGAVFLLVSCSNNEKIIDSLVNFNNSKEAEGYHFGDKLALPKEVTDNVEAVAISFGDKESSDLTIDPKFFTMGDNEVTFVIKTKNGETLNQDATINVFARKPEQNIAYEIIKDYPHDPDNFVEGFLIEGNTVYESDGLEGTSQLIKYTLGSTVPSLVARQPANIFSEGCAVVGDKIYQLTYQNRKVFVYDKNTFKKLSEFRMAKAMKEGWGLTYDGENLIATDGSKNLFFLDINDPSKVIKTISVAGNTEVYDKLNELEYYDGFIYANVWHQPFILKINPATGEVVGKLDFTKITEENVQENSEHVLNGIAFKGNNMLVTGKNWAKIYEVSIK; this is encoded by the coding sequence TTGAAAAGAAATCTAACCATTGGACTGGGCGCTGTTTTTCTGTTGGTTTCCTGCAGCAATAATGAAAAGATAATTGATTCTCTGGTTAACTTTAATAATTCTAAGGAGGCAGAAGGCTATCATTTTGGAGATAAGCTTGCTTTACCCAAAGAAGTGACAGACAATGTCGAAGCAGTGGCTATCAGTTTTGGAGACAAAGAAAGCTCAGATTTAACGATTGATCCTAAGTTTTTCACAATGGGGGATAATGAAGTTACTTTCGTTATTAAAACTAAAAACGGAGAAACCCTGAATCAGGATGCTACCATTAATGTTTTTGCCCGAAAACCCGAACAGAATATTGCCTATGAAATCATAAAAGACTATCCTCATGATCCCGATAATTTTGTGGAAGGATTTCTGATAGAAGGTAATACCGTCTACGAAAGTGATGGTCTGGAAGGAACTTCTCAGCTTATAAAATATACATTGGGTTCAACCGTTCCCAGTCTCGTTGCCAGGCAGCCTGCTAACATTTTTTCTGAAGGCTGTGCGGTAGTTGGAGATAAAATCTATCAGCTGACCTATCAAAACAGGAAAGTTTTTGTATATGATAAAAATACATTCAAAAAACTTTCTGAATTCCGCATGGCGAAGGCCATGAAAGAGGGTTGGGGACTTACTTACGACGGAGAAAACCTGATTGCTACTGACGGTTCGAAAAATTTATTTTTTCTGGATATAAATGATCCTTCAAAGGTGATAAAAACAATCTCTGTGGCTGGAAATACTGAAGTTTATGATAAGCTGAATGAACTGGAGTATTATGACGGCTTTATTTATGCTAACGTTTGGCATCAGCCTTTCATTCTCAAAATCAATCCTGCAACCGGAGAAGTGGTTGGAAAACTTGATTTTACTAAAATAACAGAAGAAAATGTTCAGGAAAACAGTGAACATGTTCTCAACGGAATTGCTTTCAAAGGAAATAATATGCTGGTGACCGGCAAAAACTGGGCGAAAATTTATGAAGTTTCCATTAAATAA